The Halorubrum aethiopicum nucleotide sequence TCCGCTGAGCGGACACGGTGGCTACGTCGTCTCTGTATTAACCAACAATATGCAGGTCCTGGAGACTGGTGTTGGTTAATATCGGACTGCGGCTCCGTTTATTGCCCCTCCAAGAGGGTGCAGGGCGGCTGGATTCGCCCTCGCAGCCCATGTTCATGTCGCTCGAAATCAACTCCAGCAGCAGTACTGATCGCGACATCACCGCTGCCAGACAAGCCGACGTCGTGGCGTTCCTCCATCGAGCGCCGTTCGCTCTGGATGCGTATCGGCTCGGATTCTTGCCCGGATTCCGAGAAGACTGTGGGTACCAGCAGACCCAGTATCAGGACCTGAACATCCCCGTTGGAATGTTGGATAACGACTTTCGGGATCCCGATCTGGATCGGTACGTCGCCCGATTTTTCGAATACGAACCCACGGTTGGCGTGGTCGGAGATGTGTACGATGGAGACGACGTCGACAAGTACGTGGCCGCTGCCCGCGAAATTCAGGCGAGTTATCCCGACGCAGAACTCGTCATCGTCCCAAAGTGCCGCGAGGTGATCGACACGATCCCGAACGACCTTGTGCTCGGCTATTCGCGGGGGTATGCCGATCGATTGGCGCACGAGTTCTCCGAGCCGACCGACTGGCGTGGCCGCCGTGTGCACATTCTCGGGGGAAGCCCACCCAAACAGTGGGACGTTATCCAGCAGTTGACCCGACCGACACTAACCGACGACCCACCGGCCGACATCGTCGGCCTCGATTGGAACGGGCTGCATCGCGGCGCGCAGTTCGGGGAGTTCTGGACAGCTGATGGGTGGGATGATAGCGGACGTGACGCCTCCCACGTCACAGTTCGGAAGACAGTCCGACACAGTCTCGTCCGGATCAAGGCCTTCTGGCAGTCTCACGGTGTGTGGCCCGAATCGACACCACAGGACGACTCCTTCGAGATCGAGTATGAGGGGCCATCGCCGAGGGATCTCGATGGTGCTGCGTGTACCGAATGCGAAGCGAACGTCTGGACGACTCAGCGCGGTCCATTCGTCGCCGAGTATGATACCGGCGCAGTCTGTGGATACTGCAGTTACGACTGCTACTTTGCCCACCGCCATCGAAATAACCTTGAGGAAATCGCCGGCGAGCAGAGCGTCTACCTCCCGCCGGCGTGACGCAGCGAGCTGTTTTTCGTGCCCTCCAGAGAGGGCGAGGGCTCGATCCAGAGAGTCCTCAGAGATGGTGATTTTCCGTGAGTCAACAACAGCGTCCGAACGATGTCTCGATTGACGACATTCCAGTCGACGTATCGAACACCCAATCAGGCGAGGTCGATCCCGCTGAGGTACCCGAGGAGATCCGGTCGATCACTCGTGGACTCGCGAGCGAGCAGCCGCCGACGAATCCGCTCGTCGTCCTGAAGGCCGCCCGCTGGTGGTATATACATGGTAAGGGCGGAACCGATCCTGCGTTCCAGTGGGCCATCGAATGGGCACGACACCTCGCGGCGGACACACCCAGCGATGTCAACCAGTTCGATGCGTTCCTCGAATATCTCGTCACGATCGGCTTCGCTGACGAGAAGGCAGCGCTTCGATAACCGGTCCGCCATTCACACTACGGGGTGTTTGACCGGGTACTAGCTCGAACAGAAACGGGTCTGACCGCAACTTGTCCAGATAGGAGGACGTGTACTTAGAACCGGTAGCATGCAACGTCTTCTCCACCACAGGTCGGACACGTTTCAGCGTCCTCGGAAAGGGTCGTTCCGCAGTGTCGGCACTCATACAGGGTGGAGATCGTGGACACACGAGTCCCAACGATCCCGCGGAGCGTTTCGACGAGACCCATCCTTCCTGTGCTTGTGTCGCACTGGCTGTTAATCCTAGCCTCCGATAGCAGCCCCGATCTAAACCCCCCGAAGTCGCGCCGATGTTTATCGTGCGCCCCCGAGGGGCGCGGCGCGTCCTGACTTCTCGGAGACGTCGTCGTACTCGATGTGATGCAATCCATGCTGACAACCAGTGAGTCGGAGGTCTCGTTCGAGGAGACCGACACCCGACACGACGAGATGCACAGTACCATCGAAGACTGGATCGACGAGCTCGTCGCAGATGTCGACGAGGCAAAAGCCAGCCAGCAGTTCCAGGAGTGGCTCGATGTCCAGTCCCGATTCCACGACTACTCCCATCGCAACACCCTCTTGATCAAGCTCCAATGTCCCGAGGCGACCCGCGTGGCGGGCTACAATACGTGGAGATCGGAGTTCGACCGGCACGTCCAAGAGGGCGAACAGGCGATCTGGATCTGGGCACCCATTATTACGAAGCAGTGCCCCGAGTGCGAGAACTCACCGAGCTACCACGAGCAAAGCGACTGTGACTACGACGAGACATCGCCCGAGGAGTGGTCGAAAGGACTGGTTGGATTCAAACCAACGGCAGTCTTCGATGTGTCTCAAACCGAGGGCGAACCGCTCCCCGAGCTGGAAACCGAGGCCACTGGTAACGCCGACGACCTGGTGCCAGGGCTCCTTGATGCGGCAGCTACGCTCGAGATAGACGTGCGTGTCATCGATGCTGCTGAGTGGGAGCATGGCGACGCGAAAGGCGTCTGCAAACACCGGACTTTCCACGAGGGCCAGCCCGTCGTCGAAGCGAAA carries:
- a CDS encoding ArdC-like ssDNA-binding domain-containing protein; translation: MLTTSESEVSFEETDTRHDEMHSTIEDWIDELVADVDEAKASQQFQEWLDVQSRFHDYSHRNTLLIKLQCPEATRVAGYNTWRSEFDRHVQEGEQAIWIWAPIITKQCPECENSPSYHEQSDCDYDETSPEEWSKGLVGFKPTAVFDVSQTEGEPLPELETEATGNADDLVPGLLDAAATLEIDVRVIDAAEWEHGDAKGVCKHRTFHEGQPVVEAKARSNQADLAVTLVHEYAHALLHFDVDDEPERAKREVEAEAVAYIVGRYFDLDTSGSAFYLAAWQDDDAEGIQERLGRISSTAQEIIDTVVEG
- a CDS encoding DUF6610 family protein yields the protein MSLEINSSSSTDRDITAARQADVVAFLHRAPFALDAYRLGFLPGFREDCGYQQTQYQDLNIPVGMLDNDFRDPDLDRYVARFFEYEPTVGVVGDVYDGDDVDKYVAAAREIQASYPDAELVIVPKCREVIDTIPNDLVLGYSRGYADRLAHEFSEPTDWRGRRVHILGGSPPKQWDVIQQLTRPTLTDDPPADIVGLDWNGLHRGAQFGEFWTADGWDDSGRDASHVTVRKTVRHSLVRIKAFWQSHGVWPESTPQDDSFEIEYEGPSPRDLDGAACTECEANVWTTQRGPFVAEYDTGAVCGYCSYDCYFAHRHRNNLEEIAGEQSVYLPPA